The Paenibacillus guangzhouensis region CATGATGGACGTGAAACAGAGAGGTGCGCTGGATGGGATGAGCGTGGAAGAAATTGCTGAGAAATTTGAACCCGTTCCCGGGGAGTTCGTGTTAACTTCACGGCTTGTCACGGGGCAGAGTGTACGCCTGTCGGCGGCCCGTATGGAGCTTGCATTGCAGCAAATGATCGATGAGTGCGAGGACGAAGGCTGTGAAGCGATCGTGCTGCTCTGCACGGGCGTATTCCCGCGTTTGCATGCGAAGAGAGCGTTGTTCATCGAGCCAGATCGGGTGTTAACACCAGCGATTGCCCGATTGGCGGGAAATGCGCAGCTAGGTCTCATCATCCCGCTCGCAGAGCAGAAGGAAGATCTGTATGCGAAGTGGAGAACGTATGGCGTGAAGGTTCTCATCGAAGCGGCTACTCCGTATACGGGCTCGCTCGAAGATATCGGCGCTGCAGCGGAGCGACTCGCTGCCTCAGGAGCACAACTGATTGTGCTGGATTGCATGGGTTACTCTACAGCCCATCGTCGTGCTGCGAGGGAATCATCCGGTAAGCCGGTTATTTTATCCAATGAAATGCTGTTCAAAATGCTCAGTGAGCTGGGCGAATACTAAATAATATCTACATTAAATATCGATGAAAAGAGCGGTTATGCCGCCTATTCATACATGCTAGCACAGCCAAAACCGCCTCCTGCCTTGTCTCGCCGCAAGGTGGGGTGGCGGTTTTGTCCTGCTAAGGAGCCTTAGACATGGTCTAAGGCTTTTTTTCATTCTC contains the following coding sequences:
- a CDS encoding AroM family protein, with translation MEHKRIKTAVLTIGQAPRCDVTPQITKWLDPMMDVKQRGALDGMSVEEIAEKFEPVPGEFVLTSRLVTGQSVRLSAARMELALQQMIDECEDEGCEAIVLLCTGVFPRLHAKRALFIEPDRVLTPAIARLAGNAQLGLIIPLAEQKEDLYAKWRTYGVKVLIEAATPYTGSLEDIGAAAERLAASGAQLIVLDCMGYSTAHRRAARESSGKPVILSNEMLFKMLSELGEY